A region of the Flavobacteriaceae bacterium MAR_2010_188 genome:
GCCGCCGGCCAAAAACATGCCTATGATGCCGTTGGTACGATGCAGTGCCATTTTTCCATGCGTGGCAAAATAGGGCTGGATGATTAAATAGAGGTACCAAATGGTTCCGGTCCAATAATGTATATGAACAGACCAAGCATTATCAGTAAAATCTCCCCAATAATCTTTATAGATTCCCAATTGCATGATCACCATCGGAATGATCATCCATTTATATAGGTCTTTATATTTTACCATTTTTTGTTATCATGGATTTTGATTTTAGTTTATTTCCCATCATGGGTTGGCAATCATTAAATTCGTTTTTAGATTCTTGCATTTTTTATGACCGTCTCACGTGAAAGCGTATTGGAAATGTCATCCAATGGATTTTTATTGAGCAATCAGGTTTCTGATCTCCTGTTCGTCGTTTGCATTGTTTTCGGCACAGCTGAACATAAAAATTACTGCTAAATACAGGTAATAAATTTTGAATGTTTTCATAAGGGTTGTTGGTAATGATTAATATTATTTTAAAATCGAAAATGGATTTTGCGTTTCAAATGATAGGAAATACTCCAAAAACATTCTTAGTAAAATTGCAACTATATAGATTACAAGTCAATACCGAGAATGGGGGAAATTAATACAGTAATGATTGTTATACTTTTTTATGAAATCAGAAAAACTTGACAATAAGGTCTCTGTTAAGAATGTATTCTCAATCGATTTTTTATACAGAAAGTGTTTGGTTTTGAAAAGGGATCACTAATAAATTGTAAAACCATATTCTCAATACAGTCATCTGAATGAATTGCGGCGTGTAAGGCCCTAGGAACGGTTATGTGAAAACCATTTTTCAATGTTTCAAGTGCAATACACCAAATAAAAGGAATAACGCAAATAAGCTTTGTTCTGCCCTAATCAAAACAAGGAAAGTCACCTATCCTTTTTCTAGATGTCGTGTAAAACTGCCATTCTATCCTTGACAATAGTCTTTCTATTTTAAATGCATTTTTTTTATAAAAGTCGTTCCTGAAGGGCTTTTGCAACCGCCTCGGTACTCGAATGCACGTGAAGCTTGGCGTAGATATTTTTCATGTGTGTTTTGACAGTTTCTACAGAAACATCCAATTCTTCAGCAATCATTTTATAGCTGTTGCCTAAAGTCAATTGTAGCAAGACCAACTTTTCTTTTTCAGTCAAACTGTAATCCAATGGAGTGGAAGGCAGTAGGTTCATTTTAAATAATTGTAATACCCGACGAGCAATGGAAGGCGTCATGGGTGCGCCACCGTTTTGGGCGTCTTTCAATGCTTCTATATATTCTGTGGGTGAACTTGTTTTTAAAATATATCCTGATGCACCAGCACAGATAGCTCTAAATATGGAATCATCATCAGAAAAAACGGTTTGAATGAGCACATGAATTTCCGGGAAGTTGTCCTTGATGATCTTTGTGGCCTCAATACCCGAAATACCAGGCATTTCAATATCCATCAAACAAATATCGCAGTCCGTTTCCGATAAATTTTTGAGAAGATTTTTGCAATTAGGGAACGCACCCTCACAATGAAATTCTGGGGTCAAATCAATCAAAAATTGCAAGCTTTCGCGCAAATGTTTGTTGTCTTCAAAAATGCAGATGTTCATCGTTTGAAAATTATCTACAAGTATAACTATTCAAGACCGTCTGTGAAATCCCGAAATTGGGGGATATAGGTTATGACAACGGAAAACTTAAATCCACGGTTGTTCCAATTTTTTGACCCGAAACTATCTTGAGTTCACCTTTCAATTCGTTCGCCCTACTCTTCATGTTATCAAGCCCATTGCCCTTTAGAACGGTACTTTCATTAAATCCAATACCCTTATCTTCTATATGCATGTGCAGCTTTTTGTTTTGAACCGCAATGATGATGTTCAAAGCAATCGCTTCGGCATATTTAACCGAATTGTTTACGGCTTCCTTAAAAATAAGGAACACATTTTTGTTTTGCTGCATGGATAGATGGAGTGTGTCTAAATCGTCCGCGGAAAAGGTATACGACATTTTGCGCGCCTGGCACAAATCGTGTAAAAATCTTTCCATACGTTCTTTAAGACGTGTATGTTCTTGGGGTTTGAGCATCCATACGATATCGCTCATTTTATCCATCGTTTCTTGTGCATTGGTACTGACTTTTTTTAAAATTTCTTCTCGGTTTGCCAAAGTTTTATCGCCAGCCATTTTGCTGAGGAGATAGATACTGCTTAAAGAACTACCGACCTCATCGTGTAAATCTGCGGCAATCTGGTTCCTGAACTGTACTTCCTTCATCCGTTGTTTTAATTTATTTCTGTA
Encoded here:
- a CDS encoding two component transcriptional regulator, LuxR family — protein: MNICIFEDNKHLRESLQFLIDLTPEFHCEGAFPNCKNLLKNLSETDCDICLMDIEMPGISGIEATKIIKDNFPEIHVLIQTVFSDDDSIFRAICAGASGYILKTSSPTEYIEALKDAQNGGAPMTPSIARRVLQLFKMNLLPSTPLDYSLTEKEKLVLLQLTLGNSYKMIAEELDVSVETVKTHMKNIYAKLHVHSSTEAVAKALQERLL